In Immundisolibacter sp., a single genomic region encodes these proteins:
- a CDS encoding TolC family protein — protein sequence MFSSSIRRAWLCAAMLGALSVPLAAATGTPDAHHVDHPGPHFTLAEALARAQARHPLFASYRAQLQAADGRAVQAGVRPAPALNLTVENAFGTGEISGYSAAETTLGFSQLIERGGLRDRRIETAAAGRQQVATDADIARLDLRADVARRFVHVLSDQAQLGITREATGLATSTLAEVERRVAAARVPLAERLRAQISLERARLAEEHAEHELLSSRRHLAAATGSMQADFGLAEGDLLRLPPVADFETLLAQVQATPDLLRFASETRLRESELRLAQARRTPGLTLGAGIRRLETSDDVGLIFSASMPLFGAPRERGNILESEARLAQVGPEREQAMLKAQARLYEIWQELNHARVEVEAQRERVVPAVEQALEQTRHAYQRGRYSLLELRDAQAEWASQRRRLIEAASEYHGYLIEIQRLTGAPAPGPAATASSQP from the coding sequence ATGTTTTCTTCCTCAATCCGCCGCGCGTGGCTGTGCGCGGCCATGTTGGGCGCGCTCAGCGTGCCTTTGGCTGCGGCGACCGGGACGCCCGACGCGCACCACGTCGATCATCCGGGACCGCATTTCACCTTGGCCGAGGCCCTGGCGCGGGCGCAGGCGCGACACCCGCTGTTCGCGTCCTACCGGGCGCAGTTGCAGGCCGCCGACGGGCGCGCCGTCCAGGCTGGCGTCCGTCCGGCGCCAGCGCTGAACCTCACGGTCGAGAACGCCTTCGGAACCGGCGAGATCAGCGGCTATTCAGCCGCCGAGACCACGCTCGGCTTCAGCCAGCTGATCGAACGCGGCGGCCTACGCGACCGGCGCATCGAAACCGCCGCCGCGGGTCGCCAACAGGTTGCCACCGACGCCGACATTGCGCGTCTGGACCTGCGTGCGGACGTGGCACGCCGCTTCGTGCACGTGCTGTCGGATCAGGCACAGCTTGGCATCACGCGCGAGGCGACCGGGCTTGCCACGAGCACGCTTGCCGAGGTCGAACGGCGGGTCGCGGCGGCGCGCGTGCCGCTGGCCGAGCGTTTGCGGGCGCAGATCTCGCTGGAACGCGCGCGGCTGGCCGAGGAGCACGCCGAGCACGAGCTGCTGTCCTCGCGCCGCCATCTGGCCGCCGCCACCGGCAGCATGCAGGCCGATTTCGGCCTGGCCGAGGGCGACCTGCTGCGCCTGCCACCGGTAGCGGACTTCGAAACCCTGCTGGCACAGGTGCAGGCCACGCCGGACCTGCTGCGCTTTGCCAGCGAAACGCGCCTGCGTGAATCGGAGCTGCGCCTGGCGCAGGCACGCCGCACGCCGGGCCTGACGCTGGGCGCCGGTATTCGCCGGCTGGAAACGAGTGACGACGTGGGCCTGATCTTCTCCGCTTCCATGCCGCTGTTTGGCGCCCCGCGCGAGCGCGGCAACATCCTTGAAAGCGAAGCGCGCCTGGCCCAGGTCGGACCCGAACGCGAACAGGCCATGCTCAAGGCGCAGGCCCGGCTGTACGAAATCTGGCAGGAGCTGAACCACGCCCGGGTCGAGGTCGAGGCACAGCGCGAGCGGGTGGTGCCGGCGGTGGAGCAGGCACTTGAACAGACCCGCCATGCCTACCAACGCGGTCGCTACTCGCTGCTCGAACTGCGTGACGCGCAGGCCGAATGGGCCAGCCAGCGCCGTCGCCTGATCGAAGCGGCGTCCGAGTACCACGGCTATCTGATCGAAATCCAGCGCCTCACCGGCGCACCCGCGCCGGGACCGGCCGCCACCGCATCGAGCCAGCCATGA
- a CDS encoding CaiB/BaiF CoA transferase family protein codes for MNKSEFYKDARTDGRGPLAGIRVLEATNYGAGPICGMVLSDLGAESIKCEQPQGGDPIRAWPPYVCGADGKDLWSGVWGLTFNRGKRAVTLDLRQPEGQDLFRRLAAQADVVIENFLPGTMARWGLGYADLKAVKPELIYVSISGFGQWGPLSGKRGLDPVGQAMGGVMAATGEADGPPLRVGLAIADNMSGWLGALGALAALHYRRNTGCGQWVDASLIDAMLSSSDVKLMGVANAGMQVRRSGNGTDLGAPLDIFRCADGEYLFIHALYDHLWRRLCEAIERPDLKDDPRTRDWAARAANIPFVNEVLGEWTAARPLAQAQASLDAVGVTCGPVLSFPQILATAHYREREGVVELNHPTYGPLSHYGFPTKFSRTPAQPRSVAPALGQDNEQVYGELLGLSAAERQALTARGVI; via the coding sequence ATGAACAAATCCGAGTTCTACAAAGACGCCCGCACCGACGGGCGCGGCCCGCTGGCCGGCATTCGCGTGCTGGAGGCCACCAATTACGGGGCAGGGCCCATCTGCGGCATGGTGCTGTCGGACCTGGGGGCGGAGTCCATCAAATGCGAGCAGCCGCAGGGCGGTGATCCCATCCGTGCCTGGCCACCCTATGTCTGCGGCGCCGACGGCAAGGATCTGTGGTCCGGCGTGTGGGGACTTACCTTCAATCGCGGCAAGCGCGCGGTGACCCTGGACTTGCGCCAACCGGAGGGACAGGACCTGTTCCGGCGGCTGGCGGCGCAGGCCGATGTGGTGATCGAGAATTTTCTGCCCGGCACCATGGCTCGCTGGGGCCTGGGCTATGCCGACCTCAAGGCGGTCAAGCCGGAGCTGATTTATGTGTCCATCTCCGGCTTTGGCCAGTGGGGACCGCTCAGCGGCAAGCGCGGCCTCGACCCGGTCGGACAGGCCATGGGTGGGGTGATGGCCGCCACTGGCGAAGCCGATGGCCCGCCGCTGCGCGTCGGGCTGGCGATTGCCGACAACATGTCCGGCTGGCTAGGCGCGCTGGGCGCGCTGGCGGCGCTGCACTACCGGCGCAACACCGGCTGCGGCCAGTGGGTGGACGCCAGCCTGATCGACGCCATGCTCAGCTCCAGCGACGTCAAGCTGATGGGCGTTGCCAACGCCGGCATGCAGGTCCGCCGCAGTGGCAACGGCACCGATCTGGGCGCGCCGCTGGACATTTTTCGGTGCGCTGACGGCGAGTACCTGTTTATTCACGCGCTATACGACCACCTGTGGCGGCGGCTGTGCGAGGCGATCGAGCGGCCGGACCTGAAGGACGATCCGCGCACCCGCGACTGGGCCGCCCGCGCCGCCAATATCCCGTTCGTGAATGAGGTGCTCGGCGAATGGACGGCGGCCCGCCCGCTGGCCCAGGCGCAGGCGAGCCTGGACGCCGTGGGTGTCACCTGTGGGCCGGTGCTGTCGTTCCCGCAGATTCTGGCGACCGCCCACTACCGCGAGCGCGAGGGTGTGGTGGAACTGAATCACCCGACGTACGGCCCGCTCAGTCATTACGGATTTCCCACCAAGTTCTCTCGCACTCCGGCCCAGCCGCGGAGTGTCGCGCCCGCCCTGGGGCAGGACAACGAACAGGTTTACGGCGAACTGCTCGGGCTGTCCGCAGCAGAACGCCAGGCTCTGACCGCCAGGGGGGTAATCTGA
- a CDS encoding DUF3147 family protein, giving the protein METLIKYALSAALVVAISEAARRLSWLGALLASLPLVSVLAMIWLWHDTHDPQRIARLSVSIFWLVLPSLVLFVSLPVLLRRGVGFYPSLLVAGVLTALSYFLMLALLRRAGIVL; this is encoded by the coding sequence ATGGAAACACTCATCAAATACGCCCTGTCGGCGGCGCTGGTGGTGGCGATTTCGGAAGCCGCGCGGCGCCTTTCCTGGCTGGGCGCGCTGCTGGCCTCGCTGCCGCTGGTGTCGGTCCTGGCCATGATCTGGCTGTGGCACGACACGCACGATCCGCAGCGCATTGCGCGGCTGTCGGTCAGCATCTTCTGGCTGGTGCTGCCATCCCTGGTGCTGTTCGTGAGCCTGCCGGTGCTGCTGCGCCGGGGGGTCGGTTTCTATCCGTCCCTGCTCGTGGCCGGTGTGCTCACCGCGCTGTCCTATTTTTTGATGCTGGCGCTGCTGCGGCGCGCCGGCATCGTCCTGTAA
- a CDS encoding CaiB/BaiF CoA transferase family protein, whose translation MPVPAHILSGYRVLDLSQVVAGPTTARLMAEMGAEVIKVELAPDGDLSRRLPYIRDGRSAYFVQQNRGKKGLCVDVRTPAGRQILSDLAAQVDVLIENFSPGAIGRMGLDWDTVHALNPRLVMCSISAFGQSGPLANLPGYDYIAQAYSGFTSLIGEPDGSPYFPQLAFGDAATGGFALAAVLAALLHRERGGPGQYLDISLLDVYVSGQEIGIQAVSASGGSIVPRRTGRQHFSVAPLGIFKGAQGYLVIVALGRQWDQLCRVMGQPQLATDPRFSENATRVANLPAVVTLIENWLASVGDDAEAIRRLEAERVPVAPVLSVEEVVKLPHARVRRTVRTIFDRALGEFDVPGVPLRFSAFPDELPLEAPFLGEHNAQVLGELLGYDAAHIGALQTQGVLQWRPV comes from the coding sequence ATGCCCGTTCCGGCGCATATCTTGAGTGGTTACCGGGTGCTTGACCTGAGCCAGGTGGTGGCCGGCCCGACCACCGCACGCCTGATGGCCGAAATGGGCGCGGAGGTGATCAAGGTGGAGCTGGCGCCCGACGGCGATTTGTCGCGCCGGCTGCCCTATATCCGCGACGGGCGCAGTGCCTACTTCGTACAGCAGAACCGCGGCAAGAAAGGCCTGTGTGTGGACGTACGTACCCCGGCTGGCCGGCAGATTCTGAGCGATCTGGCGGCGCAGGTGGACGTGTTGATCGAGAATTTCTCCCCCGGCGCCATCGGCCGCATGGGTCTGGACTGGGACACCGTGCATGCGCTCAATCCACGCCTGGTGATGTGCTCGATCTCGGCCTTTGGTCAAAGCGGGCCGCTGGCCAATCTGCCGGGCTATGACTACATCGCGCAGGCCTACTCCGGCTTCACCAGCCTGATTGGCGAGCCGGATGGCTCGCCGTACTTTCCGCAGCTGGCCTTTGGCGATGCCGCCACCGGCGGTTTTGCGCTGGCGGCGGTGCTGGCGGCCTTGCTGCACCGCGAGCGCGGCGGCCCTGGACAGTATCTGGATATCAGCCTGCTGGATGTTTATGTCAGCGGCCAGGAAATCGGCATCCAGGCGGTGAGCGCGAGTGGCGGCAGCATCGTGCCGCGGCGCACCGGCCGGCAGCATTTTTCCGTGGCGCCGCTGGGTATTTTCAAGGGCGCACAGGGTTATCTGGTGATCGTTGCGCTCGGCAGGCAGTGGGATCAGCTGTGCCGCGTCATGGGCCAGCCGCAGCTCGCAACGGACCCGCGCTTTTCGGAAAACGCGACGCGGGTGGCCAACCTGCCCGCAGTCGTGACCCTGATCGAGAACTGGCTGGCCTCGGTCGGCGACGACGCCGAGGCGATCCGCCGGCTCGAAGCCGAGCGCGTGCCGGTGGCACCGGTGCTGTCGGTGGAGGAGGTGGTGAAGTTGCCCCACGCGCGGGTGCGGCGCACGGTGCGAACCATTTTCGATCGCGCGCTGGGCGAGTTCGACGTGCCCGGCGTGCCACTGCGTTTTTCGGCCTTTCCCGACGAACTGCCGCTGGAAGCGCCGTTTCTGGGCGAGCACAACGCGCAGGTGCTGGGCGAGTTGCTGGGCTACGACGCGGCGCATATCGGCGCGCTGCAAACGCAGGGCGTCCTCCAGTGGCGACCGGTATAA
- a CDS encoding efflux RND transporter periplasmic adaptor subunit has translation MKHTLYPWTLVALLGLTLAACGQSEAPADANPPAVESEHSAAATQEAPKGPHNGRLLTDGDFVVELAIFESGVPPEYRAWVTSKGKPVAPDAVQLTVELGRLDGEKNLFRFAPQEDFLRGDGVVTEPHSFDVNVQATFQGNTHRWAYDSYEGRVTIAAQSAGTAGIGTDTAGPRLIRDLLPLYGKIATNPDAVRDVAARFPGLVKSVSKSVGDTVRAGEVLARVESNDSLQVYTVTAPIGGVITARMTNPGQQAGDRPLLTISDLSQVWAELSVFPRDLAHIRVGQEVRLKAIDGERSVKGTIARIAPAAGNAGQALTVWASFDASDGGWTPGLYVNAEVMVGGAQVPLAVQASGLQAFRDFTVVFARVGETYEVRMLELGRSDGEYVEVLGGLKPGTEYVSENSYLIKADIEKSGASHDH, from the coding sequence ATGAAACACACCCTGTATCCCTGGACCCTGGTCGCCCTGCTAGGCCTGACGCTGGCCGCCTGCGGCCAGTCTGAAGCGCCCGCCGACGCCAATCCTCCCGCCGTGGAGTCCGAACACAGCGCCGCCGCGACACAAGAAGCGCCCAAAGGCCCGCACAACGGCCGTCTGCTGACGGATGGCGACTTCGTCGTCGAGCTGGCGATCTTTGAATCCGGCGTGCCGCCGGAATACCGCGCCTGGGTGACGAGCAAGGGCAAACCCGTGGCCCCGGACGCCGTTCAACTGACGGTCGAACTGGGCCGCCTGGACGGCGAGAAAAACCTGTTCCGCTTCGCGCCGCAGGAGGATTTTTTGCGCGGCGACGGCGTGGTGACCGAGCCGCATTCCTTCGATGTGAACGTGCAGGCCACGTTTCAGGGCAACACCCATCGCTGGGCGTACGACAGTTACGAAGGCCGGGTCACCATCGCCGCCCAGAGCGCCGGGACCGCTGGTATCGGCACGGATACCGCCGGCCCGCGCCTGATCCGCGACCTGCTGCCGCTGTACGGAAAGATTGCGACCAACCCGGACGCGGTGCGCGATGTGGCAGCGCGCTTTCCCGGGCTGGTCAAGAGCGTAAGCAAGTCGGTGGGCGATACCGTGCGCGCCGGCGAGGTGCTGGCGCGCGTGGAATCCAACGATTCGCTACAGGTCTACACCGTGACGGCGCCGATCGGCGGGGTCATCACGGCGCGCATGACCAATCCCGGCCAGCAGGCTGGCGACAGACCGCTGTTGACGATCAGCGATCTGTCGCAGGTGTGGGCGGAGCTGTCAGTGTTTCCGCGCGACCTGGCGCATATCCGCGTTGGTCAGGAAGTTCGCCTCAAGGCGATTGATGGCGAGCGCAGCGTCAAGGGCACCATCGCACGCATCGCCCCCGCCGCCGGCAACGCCGGCCAGGCGCTGACGGTGTGGGCGAGTTTCGATGCCAGCGACGGCGGCTGGACCCCGGGTCTGTACGTCAACGCCGAGGTCATGGTCGGTGGCGCTCAGGTACCGCTGGCGGTGCAGGCTTCCGGCCTGCAAGCATTTCGGGATTTCACCGTGGTGTTCGCGCGTGTCGGCGAGACCTACGAGGTACGCATGCTGGAATTGGGCCGCAGCGACGGCGAGTACGTGGAGGTACTCGGCGGCCTGAAGCCAGGTACCGAGTATGTCAGCGAAAACAGTTACCTGATCAAGGCCGACATCGAGAAATCCGGCGCTTCGCACGACCACTGA
- a CDS encoding CaiB/BaiF CoA transferase family protein, which produces MTADEFYAQAATDTGPLVGVRVLDASAYGPGPLCGQVLADLGAEVIKIDLPGSGDPARDIPPYVSSDPAQRKEASVWHLTFNRGKKGITLDIRKPEGQALFKRLVALSDVVIESFTPGTLAGWGLGYDDLKAVKPDVVLVSISAFGQFGPWSSRKGFDPMAQAMAGMMQVTGELGGRPLRSGNATVDHMCAWHGAIAAIAALHHRDATAEGQWLDVSLADVTLYTTDLHLMGAANAGYETKRLGNATDSGAPFNAFRTSDGQWIFINAALDAHWKRLCPLMGRDDLTGLDYSGRMADWQAIDAMVADWAASQPLAELLALLDGAGITCAPIASFEQILAEPHYRERGSVTEFDHPVFGTLTSYGPCPKFSVSPTRIRAPAPRMGEHNAQVYGALGLAASDLDALRTAGVV; this is translated from the coding sequence ATGACCGCCGACGAGTTCTACGCCCAGGCCGCAACCGATACCGGACCTCTTGTCGGCGTGCGGGTACTGGACGCCTCCGCCTACGGGCCGGGGCCACTGTGTGGTCAGGTTCTGGCCGACCTAGGTGCCGAGGTGATCAAGATCGACCTGCCGGGCAGCGGCGATCCGGCGCGCGACATCCCTCCCTACGTCAGCAGCGACCCGGCGCAACGCAAGGAAGCCAGCGTCTGGCACCTCACCTTCAACCGCGGCAAAAAAGGCATCACGCTGGACATCCGCAAACCCGAGGGTCAGGCGCTGTTCAAGCGCCTCGTGGCCTTGAGCGATGTGGTGATCGAGAGTTTCACCCCCGGCACTCTGGCTGGCTGGGGCCTTGGCTATGACGATCTGAAAGCGGTGAAGCCGGATGTGGTGCTGGTGTCCATCTCGGCCTTCGGCCAGTTCGGGCCGTGGTCCAGCCGCAAGGGCTTCGACCCGATGGCGCAGGCCATGGCCGGCATGATGCAGGTGACCGGCGAACTGGGCGGCCGGCCGCTGCGCTCGGGCAATGCCACCGTGGATCATATGTGCGCCTGGCATGGCGCTATTGCCGCCATCGCCGCCCTGCACCATCGCGATGCGACGGCCGAGGGCCAGTGGCTGGACGTGAGCCTGGCCGACGTCACCTTGTACACCACCGACCTGCATCTGATGGGTGCCGCCAATGCCGGCTACGAGACCAAACGCCTGGGCAACGCCACCGATTCGGGCGCGCCGTTCAACGCGTTTCGTACCTCGGACGGGCAGTGGATTTTCATCAATGCGGCACTGGACGCGCACTGGAAGCGCCTGTGCCCGCTGATGGGACGCGACGATCTGACCGGTCTCGACTATTCCGGGCGTATGGCGGACTGGCAGGCCATCGATGCCATGGTCGCCGACTGGGCGGCAAGTCAGCCACTCGCGGAGCTGCTCGCGCTACTGGACGGCGCCGGTATCACCTGTGCCCCGATTGCCAGCTTCGAACAGATTCTGGCCGAACCCCACTACCGCGAACGCGGCAGCGTGACCGAGTTCGACCACCCCGTCTTTGGCACACTTACCAGCTACGGCCCGTGTCCAAAATTCTCGGTCAGCCCGACCCGCATTCGCGCCCCTGCGCCGCGCATGGGCGAGCACAACGCGCAGGTATATGGCGCTCTGGGATTGGCAGCGAGTGACTTGGATGCCCTGCGCACAGCCGGCGTGGTGTGA
- a CDS encoding CaiB/BaiF CoA transferase family protein → MVQAQSTAGRARHPGPLAGLKVVEIASLGPGPFSAMLLSDMGADIVRVDRAEAVDYAGPEGPLSIPPEGIPLYRGRRSLAVDLKNPDGVAAVMRLATQADVLLEGYRPGVMEKLGLGPTPCLAANPRLIYGRVSGYGQDGPLAHSPGHDINYIALSGVLAMIGADPDGAPVIPLSLAGDFGGAGMALTVGVLCALYERERSGQGQVVDCSMVESASYIATLFYGMLHTGHHLPRRGSNMVDGGAHFYNVYPTSDGQWVAVAAVLPKFYANFLKALGLDQQPLPDQLDAAQWPAMKARITEIFRAQPLTYWNERLLNADQCYSPVIGPLEASSQPQARARESFVNVAGVDQPAPAPKLSRTPGWVKGPGQAPGMQSRELLADWGFGADEIERLHTAGAVRTARGTD, encoded by the coding sequence ATGGTCCAAGCCCAGTCCACAGCCGGCCGCGCCCGGCACCCCGGCCCACTGGCCGGTCTCAAGGTAGTGGAAATCGCCTCCCTGGGCCCCGGCCCGTTCAGCGCCATGCTGCTTTCCGACATGGGCGCCGACATCGTGCGCGTGGACCGGGCCGAAGCCGTGGATTACGCCGGCCCGGAGGGCCCGCTGAGCATCCCGCCCGAGGGCATTCCGCTGTATCGCGGCCGCCGTTCGCTGGCGGTGGATCTGAAAAATCCCGACGGCGTGGCCGCCGTGATGCGCCTGGCCACCCAGGCCGACGTACTGCTGGAGGGCTACCGGCCCGGCGTCATGGAAAAGCTCGGCTTGGGACCAACGCCGTGTCTGGCCGCCAACCCGCGCCTGATCTATGGCCGCGTCTCCGGTTATGGCCAGGACGGTCCGCTGGCCCACTCCCCTGGGCATGACATCAATTACATCGCGCTGTCCGGTGTGCTGGCCATGATCGGCGCGGATCCGGATGGCGCGCCGGTGATCCCTCTGAGCCTGGCCGGCGATTTTGGCGGCGCCGGCATGGCGCTGACCGTCGGCGTACTGTGCGCGCTGTACGAGCGCGAGCGCTCCGGCCAGGGGCAGGTAGTGGACTGCTCGATGGTGGAGTCCGCCTCGTACATCGCCACGCTGTTCTACGGCATGCTGCACACCGGCCACCACCTGCCGCGCCGGGGCTCGAACATGGTGGACGGCGGCGCGCACTTTTATAACGTCTACCCCACGTCCGACGGACAGTGGGTCGCCGTGGCGGCAGTGCTGCCCAAGTTCTACGCGAATTTCCTGAAAGCGCTCGGCCTGGACCAGCAGCCGCTGCCGGACCAGCTGGACGCCGCCCAATGGCCAGCCATGAAAGCGCGGATTACCGAGATTTTTCGTGCCCAGCCGCTGACCTACTGGAACGAGCGTCTGCTCAACGCTGACCAGTGCTACTCGCCAGTCATCGGCCCGCTGGAGGCATCCAGCCAGCCACAGGCCCGGGCGCGCGAGTCCTTTGTGAACGTGGCTGGCGTCGACCAGCCAGCACCCGCGCCCAAGCTGTCCCGCACACCCGGCTGGGTCAAGGGCCCCGGACAGGCACCGGGCATGCAGAGCCGGGAGCTGCTGGCCGATTGGGGGTTTGGGGCGGACGAGATCGAGCGACTGCATACCGCTGGCGCCGTGCGTACCGCACGTGGGACGGATTAA